The sequence TTCGAGTAGGACTGTCCGTCAGCAAAAAGCTGGGGAATGCAGTTACCAGAAATCAAATCAAGAGACGAATCCGGCACATTCTACAAAGTGTAAAAGGGAGTTTAGTAGAGCATGTTGATTTTGTCGTGATTGCCCGAAAAGGGGTGGAAACCTTGGAATATGCAGAGATGGAGAAAAACCTACTCCACGTATTAAAGTTATCAAAGATTTACCAGGAAGGAAATGGGAGTGAAAAAGAAACTACAGTTGACTAGTTTGTTGGGCCTGTCCTTGTTTATCATGACAGCCTGTGCAACAAATGGTACAGCTAGCGATATAACAGCAGATTCGACAGACTTTTGGAGCAAATTCGTCTATTTTTTTGCTGAAATTATCCGCTTTTTGTCCTTTGATATTAGTATCGGAGTGGGGATTATTCTCTTCACGATTTTGATCCGGACGATTTTATTGCCGGTCTTTCAGACACAGATGGTTGCCTCTAGAAAAATGCAAGAGGCTCAACCGCGCATCAAGGCTTTGCGAGAGCAATACCCAGGTCGTGATATGGAAAGTAGAACCAAGCTAGACCAGGAGATGCGTAAGGTTTATAAAGAGTTAGGAATCAAACATTCATCCTCTCTCTGGCCAATTTTAATACAAATGCCGGTTCTCTTGGCGCTCTTTCAAGCCTTGAGTCGAGTAGACTTTTTGAAAACAGGTCACTTTTTATGGATTAATTTGGGAGGAGTAGATACAAGTTTTGTCCTTCCGATTTTGGCGGCAGTCTTTACCTTCTTGAGTAGCTGGTTATCGAATAAAGCTTTGTCCGAAAAAAGTGGAGCTACGACAGGGATGATGTATGGTATGCCTGTATTGATCTTTGTTTTTGCCATCTCCGCCCCAAGTGGTGTAGCCTTGTACTGGGCCGTATCCAATGCTTACCAAGTTCTGCAAACCTATTTTTTGAACAATCCTTTCAAGATTATTGCTGAAAGAGAAGCAGTGGCGCAAGCAGAAAAAGATTTAGAAGGCAAGAAGAGAAGAGCTTTGAAAAAAGCACAGAAAAAGAAAAAATAAGGAGGAATCTGGTAATGGTATTATTTACAGGTTCAACGGTTGAAGAAGCAATCCAAAAAGGATTGAAAGAATTAGACATTCCAAGAATGAAGGCCCACATCAAGGTCGTTTCAAAAGAGAAAAAAGGATTCTTAGGCTTGTTTGGTAAGAAGCCGGCTCAAGTTGATATCGAAGCGATTAGTGAAACGACAGTGATCAAAGCCAATCAGCAGGCCATTAAAGGGGTTCCAAAAGAAGTCAATGAAAAAAATGAACCCGTGAAAACAGTAAGTGAAGCAACTGTTGATTTGGGGCATGTAGTTGAAGCGATTAAGAAGATTGAAGAAGAAGGTCAAGGTGTTTCTGAAGAGGTCAAGGCTGAAATCCTGAAAAATGAAAAACATGCCAGC comes from Streptococcus oralis and encodes:
- the rnpA gene encoding ribonuclease P protein component; its protein translation is MKKSFRVKREKDFKAIFKDGTSFANRKFVVYQLENQQNHFRVGLSVSKKLGNAVTRNQIKRRIRHILQSVKGSLVEHVDFVVIARKGVETLEYAEMEKNLLHVLKLSKIYQEGNGSEKETTVD
- a CDS encoding membrane protein insertase YidC; translation: MKKKLQLTSLLGLSLFIMTACATNGTASDITADSTDFWSKFVYFFAEIIRFLSFDISIGVGIILFTILIRTILLPVFQTQMVASRKMQEAQPRIKALREQYPGRDMESRTKLDQEMRKVYKELGIKHSSSLWPILIQMPVLLALFQALSRVDFLKTGHFLWINLGGVDTSFVLPILAAVFTFLSSWLSNKALSEKSGATTGMMYGMPVLIFVFAISAPSGVALYWAVSNAYQVLQTYFLNNPFKIIAEREAVAQAEKDLEGKKRRALKKAQKKKK